A region of Nycticebus coucang isolate mNycCou1 unplaced genomic scaffold, mNycCou1.pri scaffold_46, whole genome shotgun sequence DNA encodes the following proteins:
- the LOC128579342 gene encoding rho GTPase-activating protein 20-like, with product MEDLPPEIQCRFSLKPKCRAAAQQHRDLDHMISTRTCIINWACCCHSGTELENSPVSPPSSSPAPGKFFGVALPNICDYGDIPLPLYDVLFFLNAKGPLTAGIFWVPGDSDSCKDIIEKLDAGVEIDLGRENPYVLACVLKDFLKNIPESIFSKRLYHEWLSVMEKSSDRQKIEKIKRLLDQLPRANVVLLWYVFLVLSSIAELSAANEMDALHLGVCMAPSIIWHPSAGREEMASAEMASAEKKWKINASFFIR from the exons ATGGAAGATCTACCTCCAGAAATACAGTGCCGTTTCAGCCTCAAGCCAAAATGTCGGGCTGCAGCCCAGCAACACCGAG ATTTGGATCACATGATATCTACAAGAACATGTATCATCAACTGGGCCTGCTGCTGTCATTCTGGCACTGAACTGGAGAACTCACCTGTGTCaccaccatcttcttctcctgccCCAGGGAAGTTCTTCGGAGTTGCCCTGCCGAACATTTGCGACTATGGCGATATTCCTTTACCTCTCTAC gatgttctttttttcctcaacgCCAAGGGACCCCTGACGGCTGGCATCTTCTGGGTCCCTGGTGACAGTGACTCCTGCAAAGACATTATTGAAAAACTGGATGCAGGAGTTGAAATTGATCTTGGGCGTGAAAATCCCTATGTCTTAGCATGTGTGCTAAAG gattttctaaaaaacattccgGAAAGCATATTTTCAAAAAGGCTCTACCACGAGTGGCTGTCCGTAATGGAGAAAAGCAGCGacagacagaaaattgaaaaaattaaaag gctaTTAGACCAGCTACCAAGAGCAAACGTTGTGCTCTTATGGTACGTGTTCCTGGTCTTAAGTAGTATCGCTGAACTCTCCGCGGCAAATGAAATGGATGCTTTACACTTAGGGGTGTGTATGGCTCCAAGTATTATTTGGCATCCTTCTGCAGGCAGAGAAGAAATGGCCTCTGCAGAAATGGCCTCTGCAGAAAAGAAATG gaaaataaatgcttctttttttataCGTTAA